The DNA region AgagcgcatgggctcagtagctctgcggcatgtggggtcttagttccctagccagagatcaaacctatgtcttctgcattgggaggcagattctcaacccctggaccaccagggaagtcccaaatacgGAGTTGTTAATGACAGTTTTATTATTCTTAGAACATATAATGtcttttagtttctatttttcattctGCATCTTAtttgcatctctttttttttttcttgagtagaTTTGCTGGAGGATTATCTTAGTAATATTGTCAAAGAATGAATGCTAGTTTTTGGTAATAGTTTTttgtaaatagttttttttaatcaatttcgTTGATTTCTggtcatttttattcctttttgggGAGGTTGCTTTGTTGTTCCTTGTATAACTTCTTGAGTTAATTCATAAgcatattttataattcttattGTTTCTTGATAAATGtacttaaattataaatttacttCTAAATGCTGATTTAGAAATCAttgtccaattaaaaaaaactttgatttTGAAATGATTATTAGCTCACAAGAAGTTGCAAAAATTGTGTATAGAATCCCTAAAACCCTTCTTCTGGTTCCGCATAGGGACATTTTGTATGACTGTAGTAAATGAgcaggaaattaacattggtacagtactcttggggcttctctggttgctcagtggtaaacaatcccgccgcagtgcaggaaatgtgggttcgatccctcggttaggaagatcccttggagaaggaaatggcaacctctggtattcttgcccgtGAAATCCTGTGGACTCCTcccccagaggagcctggggcgctATAgtccatcagtttagttcagttcagttcagtcacttggtcgtgtccgactcctttcgaccccatggactgcagcacaccaggcttccctgtccatctatagtccatagaattgcaaaagaatctgacatgactgagtgattaaacaacaacaacaacaacacttttAATTAAATTACAGACCTTATTCAGTTTTCATCAGATTttacatgcgtgtgtgtgtgtgtgtgtgtgtgtgtgtgtgtgtgtgtgagacatgTAGCATGTTTGCTATTATTCAGTACTAAatactttctcatttctttttcaagtcaGGGGTTACTTAGTAATACATCAGTAATTCACACAGTTGTTGTTCTGATCTCATTGTCTCTGGATGGAGAACATCCTGTATAAATAGTGATCCTTTGAATAAGTCAGCTTTCTCTGCTCAGCACCATTTCCAACATTAGGAACTAAGCAGGAGAGCGAGACTCAGGATTCAAGAAGCTCACGGGGTGGGTTCAGGTTAGGCTGGAGGAAAGACCATGGAGATGAAGACCTGTGTCCCTGAAGGTCTCAGGAAGCCTATGTCACAGGAACTGATAATCAACTTTCTGCTTCAGAAACAGTGATCTAAAGGCCAACAAGAACAGAGTTTTGAGACCTAGATTGAAACTGGTTCCAGAATCAACCCAAACACAGGACCATGGGACCCCAGCATCTCAGCCCCATGCAGCTGCTCTGTCTCCTGGGGGCCATTTCCTCTCTGCCTTGTATGTCCTGTGGGGCTGGATGCCTTGGGACCCTCTTGGCTGGGGAGGATGGGGGGGCCTGGATTCCTGTCGCTGGGGGAGGGAAAGCTGCGTCTCTGGGTCCCTCGGGGGACAAGATCTGTGGAGGCTGAACTCTTGATTGGCGGCTCAAGGGGTGAGAAGGCAATGTGAGGAGCAGTTGACCGGATAAAGATTCTCTCTTTAGGGGCTGAAGCTCTTCTGTGCTATGAAGCAAAATCTTCACTCTTCAGAGCTGTAGATCTCCATAAATGGCAGTGGTTTCTATTGAGGAGCATGGTGTGTAAACTCAATGAGGGCTGTGAGGAGACCCTGGTGTTCATCGAGGCAGGTGGGTGGGGGCGACTTTGCTACATTGTTCTGGCTTGCTCTTCTGACCCCTACCTCCCTTCCCAGCACCCAGGGACTCTGGACTTCGGTTCCAGATATTTATCCCTGTCATATCTTTGGGAACAACGTCCAGACACCAGCAGgagaggggcaggacccagctggTTGCGCTGTGGGCTGGATAAGAGGGCAGAATGGAGGTGGGAGAGAAGACAAGTTTGGGACACACGGGAGAGAGGAGCAGAGGGGCTCCTCCCGTGGAGAGAGGGGTGAGGAGAGGCAGATAAAACCTGGGAGATCTGAGCAGCAAGTGGACAGTAGGGGAGACGCAAAGCTGGTGGTGGGGCAGAGCGAGCAGcaagggcagggtggggtggagtggggtggggtggggtgggaggtcgGACTGGGTGTGGTCAACGACGCTGATCAGAGCTCTCCAATCTTCTGCTCCACAGGGACCAGAAGGGGAATCCTGGGTTTTAAAGGCTGCAGCCCAGCCTCATCTTATCCCCCGCAAGTCTCCTACCTGGTTTCGCCACCTGGATTGTCCATCGCCTCCTATAGCCGGGTCTGCCGGACCTATCTCTGCAATAACCTCACCAACATGGAGGCTATATTGCAGCTCAAGGCCAGGACTCCCAAGACTTTAGCATTTTCTTCCCACAGTTGCCCAACTTGTGTGGGCGAGCACTCGAAGAGCTGCCTCCCAAATTTTGTCTCCACTGAGTCTTGCCCCAGAGATGCTACTAAGTGTTACAGTTCCACAGTGAAATTCCAGGCAGGTGAGAGGACACAGACTTTCTTCCTCAGATGCCTGCTCCAGGCCTGCTGCCTTTCCATCcctgagggaggtgggtgggactCGGAGAGATGCTGGGGCTCGTGGTACAGAATTCCAAGGGGAACAGGGGGAAGGTGCCTGATGCCGGGTCTTTGGGGGGGCGAGCAGGTGTCCTGGTTGGTGAGGGGTGTCTGGAAGGAAGGGCAAGGCACTTGCGTTTTGAAAGTGTCCCTGACTGCCCCCTCTCTTCCTTGCAGGGTCTCTCAATACCACCTTCCTCCTCATGGGCTGTGCTCGTGAACATACCAGTGTTTTAGCCCATTTTCACCATATTGGGAGCATCAGAGTGACCGAGGTCATCAACATCATAGAGAAGGCTCTGTTTACTGGTGCAGGGACCCCTTGTTGGAGTCCTTGGGGCATCCTCTTAGGCCTCATGTTTGCCTTCAAGGGCTAAGGATCTAGCTGGACCAGACCAACACCCCCCTCCCTTTTCACAGAGccaaataaagtcacagagtTGCATATCTGCCTTGTCTTGTGGTCCATGAGGGTTGTGGGGTTGTGAAAGAGCTGAAGAGGGGTGGCAggcggaggggaggggcaggcaaTGTGCAGTGCTCGCTGTGAAGTGAGCAGGGTACTCCAGGAGGAGGATCATAGGCAAAGTGACAGAATCATGGCCAGCGTGCAGGAGGAACACAAAcgctccccttttcctcctgggaGCATTAATTCTAGCTTGGGTTCAGCCACTGACTTTGAGATCCTGGCCAaatctcctccattttctgggcctccatttcctccCCTTTAAAATTAAGgcttgggacctccctggcagtccaatggctgAGACACTGTGTTCACGATGCAGAGGCCTGGCtttgattcttggtcagggaactggatcccacgtgctgcaactaagagttcacatgttgctactaaagatcccacaagctgcaacgaAAATTGAGGATCTagtgtgctgcaactaaaccCGGTGCAGCCAGATAAGTATTTAAAATGAAGGCCTTGTAGGGAAGTCATAAGGATTATAGATTCAATTTGAGTAAAGtttaaaatcacatatttaaTGATAAAGGGCCTTTGACTTAACATGGccaaggacttcctggtggtccagtggctaagaccctatactcccaaagcagggcctgggttcagtccttggtcagggaactagatcccacaggccacaactgagacctgatgcagccaaataaatattttttaaaaaggaaatgtaacttttaaaaaagggacttccctggtccggtggttaagaatccaccttgcaatgcaggggcaagggttcaatccctggtgagggaactaagatcccacaggccaggaagcagctaagcccacatgcctcaactactgCCCGCGAGCTCCGGAGCTCGTGTGCCACAACAGGCTGGAGGGGTGcgtgctgctaagttgcttcagtcgtgtccaactctggacacatggcctgtagcctgccaggttcgctgtccatgggattccccaggcaagaatactggagtggattgccatttccttctccaggggatcttcctgatccagggatagaacacacgtctcctgcattggcagcaggcagattctttaccactgagccatccaggaagccacTCAGtgcctctttaccactgagccatcgctgatgcaatggacatgaacttgggcaaactttgggagatggtgaggggcagagagatctggcatgcagcagtccatggggttgcaaagagtcggacatgactgggcgactgaacaacaccaccagggaagacctgaggcggccaaataaataaatatttaaatattaaaaaaagatagcCATAGCACGGATATGAATTTATTataaacagaattttaagagtttcatttttctgatattaaaagTGACAATAAAGACTTGTTTCCATTAAAGACAATAAAATGAAGTCTTTATGAATTCAAACTGCAGCTTATCAGGGTGATTTTTAAATACAGTCTATTTTGTATGTGTCAGATATTGTGTTAGTGTCTGCTagggtttcttttttctcttggtgcaaaaaatttattaaatggaCTTGTATACAAAGGGTGTGTGGGACATGGGTGAGATACGTTTTGAGCCAGCTAAACTCATGCTGCAGGccacttcttttccagttttagtgaggtgtaattgacaaaattgcaacatatttaaagtgtacaacgtGAAGAtctgatacacatatatattgtaaAAGGACTCCTACCACTGTGTTAACTAGCACATTTATTTACCACCTTACACGtgtaccttttttcctttttctggtgAGAACACAAGTTCTACTCTCTTGTGTGCATACATaccaagttgtttcagtcgtgtccaagtctttgtgattctatggaccgtagcccgccaggctcctctgtccgtgggattctcccggcaagaatactgaagtgggttgccatgccctcctccaggggatcttcccgacccagggattgaacctgtgtctcttatgtctcttgttttggcagatgggttctttaccactagcgccgcctgggaagcccctctattctcttagcaaattgCAGTTATACAACACAGTATTATCAGTGATAGTCAACATattatacattagatcctcagacccTATTCATcatataactgaaagtttgtactctTTTACCAACTTTTCCCTATTTCCTCCAaccctagcccctggcaaccactttttGAATCTCTGTTTCTACAAGTTCAACTATTTTTGGAATTTCACAAGTGGTATCATGtagtattttttcccccttttttctttttaaattgaagtaaagTTGGTTTACAGTCTTGTGTTAGTTAGTTACTTACAGATAActgcccaggtggctctagtgggaACGCAcccccctgccagtgcaagagaggtaagagacacgggttcaatccctgggttggaaagatgccctgaggaggaaatggcaacccactccagtattcttgcctagagaatcccatggacagaggagcctggtgggctacagactacagtccatggggtcgcaaagagttggacatgactgaagcgacttagcacacacacacatatgtatatatttatatatacatatatatacacattctttttaaaatattcttttccattttggtctatcataagatattgaatatgggtCTGTGttctatatagtaggaccttgttgttcatccattctgTATATTAAAGTTCACATcagctaaccccaacctcccactccattcctCCTCTAACCCCTTTCCCCTCAGCAACCACCAATTTGTTATCtatattctgtttcatagatgggTTCATTTGCGTCATGTTTTAgcttccacataaaagtgataccatatggtattcgtctttctctttctgatttgcttCACTTAGTCTGCTAATTTCTAGTtgcatccacgttgctgcagatggcattatttcgttcttttttgtggctgaggagtattccattgtatatatgtaacactGTGCTgtgctcggtcgctcagtcatgtccgattctttttgatcccatgaactgtagcctgccaggctcctctgtccatgagattctctaggcaagaatactggaatgggttgccatgccctcctccagggaacttcccctgccagggattgaacctgcgtctcctatggTGCCTCCTGCCttcacaggtgggttctttacctctagtgccaccatttttatccatttatctttgatggtcatttaggttgtttccatgtcctggccattgtaaatagtgctggtatgaacataggggtacatgtatctttttgaattaagagtTTTATCTGAGGCTAAGGTTTTAAATACAGGATCTCATTCAACTCTCACAAGACCCCAGTGAGATCagttttatccccattttgcaaagAAGAAACTGGCTGTGGAAGGTTAAATGACCTGTCCAGCGTAGAATCCCTCTTGCCTCCTGTGAAGATATGTCCCTACTGAGGGGATTTTGTTGAGACATTTGGAGATCTGGGACGACTTCCTCTGCCAATTAATTGCTTTTTTTGGTGCAAGCTGGCAGATAGTAGGAAGGAGTGCTGGGGGTGGCTAGTTTTCACCTAAGGTTCAGGTTGTAGGCTCCTAGGAGAGGACCATGTAACTCCTCTTTCTGGCCATAAGGGGGCGGCAGATACACCAGACCCTGCAACTTCAGGCCTTCAAAAGAGggttttgtagatgaggaaagatGGAGTCTGAGgaagctcagtggtagagtccatctgcaatgctggagacacaagagatgcagactcgattcctgggtcagatagaccccctggaggaggaaatgacaacctgctccagtattcttgcctggaaaattccatagacagaggagcctggaggggctgccgtccatggggtcgcagacgtgactgagcgcagGTAAGGAATAGTGATGGGAGACTCTGTGCTAGGCTATTTACCTGTGGAATCTCAGTTTAACTCTCTGTACTCTGTTATGAGGTGGGGAGGTAGACACTTAGGGTActtttattgttcagttcagtcgctcagtcgtatccgactctttgcgaccccatagacggcagcacttcagg from Cervus elaphus chromosome 4, mCerEla1.1, whole genome shotgun sequence includes:
- the LYPD4 gene encoding ly6/PLAUR domain-containing protein 4 isoform X2; translated protein: MVCKLNEGCEETLVFIEAGTRRGILGFKGCSPASSYPPQVSYLVSPPGLSIASYSRVCRTYLCNNLTNMEAILQLKARTPKTLAFSSHSCPTCVGEHSKSCLPNFVSTESCPRDATKCYSSTVKFQAGSLNTTFLLMGCAREHTSVLAHFHHIGSIRVTEVINIIEKALFTGAGTPCWSPWGILLGLMFAFKG
- the LYPD4 gene encoding ly6/PLAUR domain-containing protein 4 isoform X1, giving the protein MGPQHLSPMQLLCLLGAISSLPWAEALLCYEAKSSLFRAVDLHKWQWFLLRSMVCKLNEGCEETLVFIEAGTRRGILGFKGCSPASSYPPQVSYLVSPPGLSIASYSRVCRTYLCNNLTNMEAILQLKARTPKTLAFSSHSCPTCVGEHSKSCLPNFVSTESCPRDATKCYSSTVKFQAGSLNTTFLLMGCAREHTSVLAHFHHIGSIRVTEVINIIEKALFTGAGTPCWSPWGILLGLMFAFKG